The Erinaceus europaeus chromosome 16, mEriEur2.1, whole genome shotgun sequence genome includes a window with the following:
- the LEO1 gene encoding RNA polymerase-associated protein LEO1, whose product MADMEDLFGSDADSEAERKDPDSGSDSDSDQENAASGSNASGSESDQDERGDSGKPSNKELFGDDSEDEGVSHHSGSDNHSERSDNRSEVSERSDHEDNDPSDVDQHSGSEAHNDDEDEGHRSDVGSHHSEAEGSEKAHSDDEKWDREDKSDQSDDEKMQNSDDDERAEGSDDDEKMQNTDDEERPQLSDDERQPLSEEEKANSDDEQPAASDNDDEKQNSEDEEDRPPMSDEEKMHNSDDERPQASDEEPRHSDDEEEQDHKLESVRGSDSEDEVLRMKRKNAIASDSEADSDTEMPKDNTGTMDLFGGADDISSGSDGEDKPPTPGQPVDENGLPQDQQEEEPIPETRIEVEIPKVNTDLGNDLYFVKLPNFLSVEPRPFDPQYYEDEFEDEEMLDEEGRTRLKLKVENTIRWRIRRDEEGNEIKESNARIVKWSDGSMSLHLGNEVFDVYKAPLQGDHNHLFIRQGTGLQGQAVFKTKLTFRPHSTDSATHRKMTLSLADRCSKTQKIRILPMAGRDPECQRTEMIKKEEERLRASIRRESQQRRMREKQHQRGLSASYLEPDRYDEEDEGEESISLAAIKNRYKGGIREERARIYSSDSDEGSEEDKAQRLLKAKKLNSDEEGEPSGKRKAEDDDKANKKHKKYVISDEEEEDDD is encoded by the exons ATCCTGACTCTGGGTCTGACTCGGACTCTGACCAGGAGAATGCTGCTTCTGGCAGTAACGCCTCTGGAAGCGAGAGCGATCAAGATGAAAGAGGTGATTCAGGAAAACCAAGTAACAAGGAACTGTTTGGAGATGACAGTGAGGATGAAGGAGTGTCTCATCACAGTGGGAGTGACAATCACTCTGAAAGATCAGACAACAGATCAGAGGTATCTGAGCGTTCTGACCACGAAGACAATGACCCCTCGGACGTAGACCAGCACAGCGGGTCTGAAGCCCATAATGATGACGAAGATGAAGGACACAGGTCAGATGTGGGGAGCCATCACTCAGAAGCAGAAGGTTCTGAAAAAGCACATTCCGATGATGAAAAATGGGACCGGGAAGATAAAAGCGACCAATCAGATGATGAAAAGATGCAAAATTCAGATGATGACGAGAGGGCCGAAGGCTCTGACGACGACGAGAAGATGCAGAACACAGACGACGAGGAGAGGCCTCAGCTCTCAGATGACGAGAGACAGCCACTGTCTGAAGAGGAGAAGGCCAATTCTGATGACGAGCAGCCAGCAGCTTCTGATAATGACGACGAGAAGCAGAATTCCGAGGATGAAGAAGACCGGCCACCGATGTCTGATGAGGAGAAGATGCACAATTCCGATGACGAAAGGCCCCAGGCCTCCGATGAAGAGCCCAGGCATTCAGATGACGAAGAGGAGCAGGACCATAAATTAG AGTCTGTGAGAGGCAGTGACAGTGAAGATGAAGTTCTACGAATGAAACGCAAAAATGCAATTGCATCTGACTCAGAAGCGGATAGTGACACCGAGATGCCCAAAG ATAATACTGGAACCATGGATCTATTTGGAGGTGCAGATGACATTTCTTCAGGAAGTGATGGAGAAGATAAACCTCCAACTCCAGGACAGCCTGTT GATGAAAATGGATTACCTCAGGACCAACAGGAAGAAGAACCAATTCCCGAAACCCGAATAGAAGTGGAAATACCCAAAGTAAACACTGACTTAGGAAACGACTTATATTTTGTTAAACTACCCAACTTTCTCAGTGTAGAGCCCAG ACCTTTTGACCCTCAATATTATGAAGATGAATTTGAAGATGAGGAGATGCTGGATGAAGAAGGTAGAACCAGATTAAAATTAAAG GTAGAAAATACTATCCGATGGCGGATACGCCGGGATGAAGAAGGAAATGAAATTAAAGAAAGCAATGCTCGCATCGTCAAGTGGTCAGATGGCAG CATGTCACTGCATTTAGGCAATGAAGTGTTCGATGTGTACAAAGCTCCACTGCAGGGCGATCACAACCATCTTTTTATAAGACAAGGTACTGGTCTGCAGGGACAAGCCGTCTTTAAAACCAAACTCACATTCAG ACCTCACTCTACGGACAGTGCCACACATAGAAAAATGACCCTGTCACTTGCGGATAGATGTTCAAAGACACAGAAGATTAGAATCTTGCCGATGGCTGGTCGTGACCCCGAATGCCAGCGTACAGAAATGATTAAG AAAGAAGAAGAACGTTTGAGAGCTTCTATCCGTAGGGAGTCTCAGCAGCGCCgaatgagagagaaacagcaccAGCGAGGGCTGAGTGCCAGCTACCTGGAACCTGATCGATACGATGAAGAAGACGAAGGCGAGGAGTCCATCAGCTTGGCTGCCATTAAAAACCGATACAAAGGGGGCATTCGAG AGGAACGGGCCAGAATCTATTCTTCAGACAGCGATGAGGGATCAGAAGAAGATAAGGCTCAAAGATTGCTCAAAGCAAAGAAGCTCAACAGCGATGAG GAAGGTGAACCTTCTGGAAAGAGAAAAGCTGAAGATGACGATAAAGCAAATAAGAAGCACAAGAAATATGTCATCAgtgatgaagaggaagaagacgATGATTGA